Below is a genomic region from Triticum dicoccoides isolate Atlit2015 ecotype Zavitan chromosome 5A, WEW_v2.0, whole genome shotgun sequence.
TTCGCTGATGCCTCGTCGACAGTCCGGTAGGTCCAGAAGTGCGGCCTGGCCTTCTCCCGCGCCATGAGCATCTCCTCTACCTCTGCCTTCGACTTCGTCTTGAGCGTGAGACAGTCGACGAGATCGCACCACTTGCTGGAGCAGTTGTCAAAAACCCCGTAGCGGTAATAGTTCTGCATCTGGTGGAATGGTGAGTAGCAGGACCATAGTGCATTGAAGTACTTTATGCAGTCCAGTCGTGATGGCGGACGGTTGGGGTTCTCTTCGGGCTCCATGCTTCTAACTGCCAACCAAGAAATGGATTTACATGTGAGACATAGCCGCATTCCTAGAACCACAAGAAAAAACAGAAATACTGAAGGAATGTGGATCAGAAGGAATGATGACTCTTCTAACCTTCCTTGCTGCTGCTGGCACAGAGGCTTGGGGTAGAAGAGGACGAGCTAGAGCTACTGGACAAGCCCTATTTCAACAGAGGTATCAGATTTGGAAGGAGTAGGTGTGGCTAAGCACAAGTGAGCATACATACAAATAATATTATAAGCTATCCAAACATAGTGTTACAAAATTAAATTTCTGAATAAGTTTAAACAAAATAAACTATGAAGCACATATTCTCACAAGATTCActagttagtactccctccgtcccaaaataagtgactcaactttgtacacaaagttgagtcacttattttgggacggagggagtaggtaatTACTAAGCACAAGTGGcacagataggactgcatcaggggtcagctttgagcccttatctttttgccttggtgatggatgaggtcacaagggatatacaaggagatatcccatggtgtatgctctttgcggatgatgtggtgctagttgacgatagtcggacaagggtaaataggaagttagagttatggagacaaaccttggaatcgaaagggtttaggctcagTAGAaccaaaaccgagtacatgatgtgcggtttcagtactactaggtgtgaggaggaggaggttagccttgatgggcaggtggtgcctcagaaggacacctttcgatatttggggtcaatgatgcaggaggatgggggtattgataaagatgtgaaccatcgaatcaaagccggatggatgaagtggcgccaagcttctggcattctctatgacaagagagtgccacaaaagctaaaaggcaagttctacaggacggcagttcgacccgcaatgttgtatggtgcTGAGTGTTGGCCGGCTAAAAGGCGACATGTACAAcaattaggtgtggcggagatgcgtatgttgagatggatgtgtggccacacgaagaaggatcgagtccggaatgatgatatacgagatagagttggggtagcaccaattgaagagaagcttgtccagcatcgtctgagatggtttgggcatattcagcgcaggcctccagaagctccagtgcatagcggacggctaaaccgtgcggagaatgtcaagagaggtcggggtagaccgaatttgacatgggaggagtccgttaagagagaccagaaggattggagtatcaccaaagaactagctatggaaaGGGATGCGTGGAAgcatgctatccatgtgccagagccatcagttggtcgcgagatcttatgggtttcacatctaacctaccccaacttgtttgggactaaaggctttgttgttggtgttgttggtggtgttgttgttgttgttgttgttgttgtaaggaTCACTTTCTAGCAAGCTTATCCTTCAACCATTCTCCATTTAGCTTTCTTGTAGTGTTCTTGAATCTTGATGGGTACTAAAATGGACCACAGCATGATACTACACATATTTCGGGAAAGATCGGCCATGATGGAAATATGAGGGCAATCTTAATAATGCATGACACTGAATGCTCAGATTATTATACCGAGGGCACTTCCAGTGCATCGTATCTTAAGCTGTATCCAACAGCATAAAATAGGTGTTAGATACAGCTTTCCTAGCGGAATGTATGTTAGTGTTGTATCTAAAGTTGCTGCCATCTAAATGTTTTGTGATCAAAACTATTGTTTTAATCTTGTAGCCTGTTTGCGTCAACGCTAGATAGGAGGAAGATGCAGACTTTGTGCTTCCGGTGTCCTGGCATGTATATGCTACAGCTGTTGTacaaattttctgcaataattgacaTAAGCTCCAGTACAAGTTTGTGCAGTAGATACTAGATAGACTaaagctctagtacaaatttgtgaAAGTAACAACTGAAGAGGGAAAACAAGCTTCATAGTTCAACAAAAACAACCTGGGAGTTGAGTAGAGCCCAACatcagtactccctctgtaaagaaatataagactttttagatcactactttagtaatatAAAaaaatcttatatttctttacagagggagtacaacggaAGAGATTAAACAAGATTCAGAGTTCAATATTTTCAAGTTTCAGAATTTGGGGTTCATGAGCAAGACCATACATACCAGTGAACTAAATCGGCATGCACTTTACTTAGTTCAAATGATAAAAAATGTGGTCTGTGTTAGCCTAGACGAGAAACAGCATTTAAAGACTGCTTCACTCTTCACATCTATTTTCCTTATGATGTTCTGAAACTATATAGAATGGTAAACAAACAGAATCATGTCTGGGTATCCATGTGAAATAATTGGCTGGCTTACTTAATTAGACTTCTTAGTAAAAAAGGATTGGGGGAAGCCTAAAATAGAAGACTACACACAGTGCAAATTTTTTGACAGTGGACAAAGATGGAGACGAAATAACGATGATCCATTGGAACTAAAAAAAGAACCACTGGAAAACTAAGAACAGAGAATGACGGACACATGGCACTGATTCGTAATATAACAGAACCCATGGAATTAACCATACAAAAATCAAGCACTCGATATGGCTGATTCTGTATAGATGCTGCACTTATTCGGTCCTCATTCCCATACCGGTGCCGAGGTACTCCGGGAATCTAGTAGCTACCTGGGGTGAGGAGCGAGGAGGGGAAGTCACAGCGGCTGGAGTGTTGTGGGCGGTGAGGAGGGTGCGTGACAGCCAGATCTGAGGGCGTGGATGGATCGCACAGGATCAGGAACCACTTGCCTACGATATGGTCCTTTGGTGGCAGACTCTAGAAACTATGGAAACTGATGAGACCATGATGCTAATTAGTAATCAATTTGAATCTAAGCAACTATCCCCTCGACCACCGCACATAAATCACCATTCTCATCTGTACAGATCTGAAGTTCTGAACAAGATTACAACACACTTTTGCCTGCTAGTATGTTTACAGTCAGGAATGAACAGTCCGATCTATCATCTTAGCCTCAGACGCTGTACCTCGTGGAGAATGGCATAGGTAGGTTTGTGGAGTTGTACTTGTCAGAGGAGAAGGTGGTAAAGGGGCAGCGCCTCCAACGGAAAGACGGGAGACTGAGTGGCTGCTCCAACGAAGGTCCTAAAGGAGGCTACTCGTGTTCCCTTACAACCTTTAGGTCTCATTTGGCAAGAAGGGTCTTCAAGCCCCTAGAGGATTGGGGATTAGAGGGGATTTGGTGATCCCCTCCCTTACACCCCATCCCCTCAATTCCCCTCGCATCCTCAATCCCCTTCTTACAAAAAGAACTTGTTTGGTAGGCAGGGTTTGTTATTCTAAGATAAGATAGTGCAAAATAGCAGTACTACAGTTAAAAATCCAATCTTTACAACTTAAATAGCTCTAGTGGCGAGCTTTAGAAAGACCGGATATTAAACAAGGTAATGTAACTCTGTCTCATGTATTTGCAGAATGCAGAAGCTATTATTTATATCAAATCTCCTAATAAGCAGTGCTCAATAACCATAGAAACCCATCTCAGATGCTGAATAAACCATGGTCAACGAGAATTGTATTTTTAT
It encodes:
- the LOC119301764 gene encoding uncharacterized protein C227.17c-like, yielding MEPEENPNRPPSRLDCIKYFNALWSCYSPFHQMQNYYRYGVFDNCSSKWCDLVDCLTLKTKSKAEVEEMLMAREKARPHFWTYRTVDEASANWWKMYKHRVMMSSPPKTAGFPAPPPKSAAPKKR